The genomic interval GCTACCTGTCTGCGCGCAGATAGGCGAAAAGCCTGTCCAGGCCGGCGCGGATGTCTTTCATGGAGGTGGCGTACGAGATGCGCAGGTGGTTGGGGGCGCCGAAGGCCGATCCCGGCACCAGGATGATGTTCAATTTCTCGAGGATGTCCATGGCCAGCTGGTTGTCATCGGCGAATTTCTTCTGGGTGATGTCGTGGGAAAAATCGGCGAAGAAATAAAAGGCGCCGTCGGGCATGGCATAGCCGATGCGGCCGATCCCGTCGACGCGGCCGGCAAAATAATCGCGGCGGCGGCGATACTCGGCCACCATCTCCTGCACCGCCCGAGCATCGCCGCTCAGCGCTTCCACCGCCGCCTTTTGCGAAATTGAGCAAGCGTTGGAGGTGGAGTGCTCCTGGATCTTGGTCATGGCCGCGGCCAAGGGTTCGGAAACGATGCTGTAGCCGATGCGCCAACCGGTCATGGCGAAGGTCTTGGACAGCGAGCTGACCACGGCGACCATCTCCCGCGCTTCCGGGAGCAGATTCATCGGCGACGGGTATGCCTGTTCGGTGTAGATGATCTTGCGGTAGCAATCGTCGATGACGACCAGGATGTTCTTGCGGTAAAAAAAATCGATCAACTGCCGCAGCTCTTCTCCGGCCATGATCTTGCCGGTGGGATTGGAGGGGGAATTGACGATCACCGCCTTGGTTCTGGCGCTGCAGCGGGAGATGTACGAAGCGGCGGTCAGTTCGAAAAGCCTTTCCGGCTGCAGGTGATCGGCATAAACCGTTTGGCCGCCGCAGAATTTCACCATTTCCGGGTAGGAGACCCAGTAGGGGCGCGGGATGATCACCTCGTCGCCGGGATTGATCACGGCCTGCAGCAGCAGGAACAAACTGTACTTGCTGCCGGGCGAAACCACGATCTGCTTTTCGCCGGGGGCGAATCCCTGCTCCCGCTCATAGACCAGCTGGATGGCTTTTTTCAGTTCAACGATCCCCGAGGTGGTCGTGTATTTGGTGAAGTTTTTCTTAATGGCGGCGATGCCGGCCTTCTTGATGTTTTCCGGGGTGGGAAAATCGGGTTCGCCGGCTCCGAAATCAAGGATGACCTTGCCCTGGGCCTGCAGCTGGTTCTTGATTTGCACCAGTTTCAGCGTCGGCGAACTGGTCATGGTTTGCACGCGCTCAGACAGTGTGATCATGGTTTCCTCCGCACAGTTGCTTTTCGATCATTTCGGCCATGACATGCAGGACAAACAGGTGCATCTCCTGGATCGTCGGCGTGTCGTCGGCATCGACCGCGATCACGATAGCGGCCGGGATCGCCCGCAACGCGTCGACCTGGCGCCCGGCCAGGGCGATGGTCAGCAGCCCCCTTTCCCTGGCCGCGGCCAGGGCCTGCAGGACGTTGGCCGACCGGCCGCTGGTGGTAATGCCCAGCGCCACATCGCCCTTGGCGGCGAAGGCCTCGACCTGGCGGGAAAAAACAACGCCGAACTCCTCATCGTTGGCGATGGAGGTCACGTTGGCCATGTCGGCGCTCAAAGCCAGGGCCGGCAGGGCCCGGCGCCGGAAATAGAATTTGTTGACCAGCTCGGCGGCGAAATGCGAGGACTGGGTCGCCGAACCGCCGTTGCCGAACACCAGCACCTTGTTGCCAAGGCGCAGTGCTTTTTCCATGCCGGCGATGGCTTCGGCCA from Candidatus Aminicenantes bacterium carries:
- a CDS encoding SIS domain-containing protein, with amino-acid sequence AEAIAGMEKALRLGNKVLVFGNGGSATQSSHFAAELVNKFYFRRRALPALALSADMANVTSIANDEEFGVVFSRQVEAFAAKGDVALGITTSGRSANVLQALAAARERGLLTIALAGRQVDALRAIPAAIVIAVDADDTPTIQEMHLFVLHVMAEMIEKQLCGGNHDHTV
- a CDS encoding pyridoxal phosphate-dependent aminotransferase, translating into MITLSERVQTMTSSPTLKLVQIKNQLQAQGKVILDFGAGEPDFPTPENIKKAGIAAIKKNFTKYTTTSGIVELKKAIQLVYEREQGFAPGEKQIVVSPGSKYSLFLLLQAVINPGDEVIIPRPYWVSYPEMVKFCGGQTVYADHLQPERLFELTAASYISRCSARTKAVIVNSPSNPTGKIMAGEELRQLIDFFYRKNILVVIDDCYRKIIYTEQAYPSPMNLLPEAREMVAVVSSLSKTFAMTGWRIGYSIVSEPLAAAMTKIQEHSTSNACSISQKAAVEALSGDARAVQEMVAEYRRRRDYFAGRVDGIGRIGYAMPDGAFYFFADFSHDITQKKFADDNQLAMDILEKLNIILVPGSAFGAPNHLRISYATSMKDIRAGLDRLFAYLRADR